The genomic DNA GTGGGCCTGTTCCTGAGCCAGCCGGCTGTCGATGATCCGACGGGCATAGACGCGTTCAGCGTCGGTCAGGACCTCCTTCAGCGGGTCCACGTCCACCAGCAGCGACGGCGGGTCGGGTTGCTGATCTTCGGGCAAACCCGTCAGCTTCGCAAGCCGCTCGCGGTGCAGGCCGGTGATCCGCATCTTGGACACCTTCGCCAGCCACGCCGGCAGCCCGGAATCCACCTGCTGGGCGATCAGTTGCATCCGCGCGGAGTGGTCGACCCCGTCCTCAGTGAAGCTGATGTCCGCGGCGGCCCGAATATAGCCGGCCATCTGCTCGCAGAGCTGCTCGACGTCGGAGTAGTTCAGCGACAGGGACGGCGCCTTGAACTTTCCCTTGTCCGGGTCCTCCTCCGATTTGATCGCGCCTGAGAACCGCTGCTGCATATCGGCGAACGGCACCCCGTGCAGCCACTCGTACGCCACCAGTGCCCGCAGCAGGGCGTTGACCTCGTCGGTGGCGGCGGCATCCTCGTCGCCAGCCAGCAGACCCCGGAGCTCCTGCGAGACCACTGGCCGCCCGGCCTCGCGCAGTAGCCGCTCCGGCAGTGGGGCGCCCTCAGCGGCCACCCAGTCCGCGCAGTCCTGGCGCTTCTGCCCGTCCTCGGCGCAGTACGTCAGGGCCATAGTGAGCACCGCTCCCTTCAGAGAGGGAAGATGGCGGTTGCTTCCTTCGCCTGGAAGCGCCACCCAGGCCGTGACCTGCTTAATGGAGCGGGCCCGAGAGGCGTGCCACAGCAGCTCTAGTGTTCCGGCGCCGCTGCGGACCAGCCCGGCCAGGCGTTCTAGGTCGGGGGCGTCGTCGAGCTCCAGACCGGACCGCCCGACGGCTTGGCCTAAATCGGTGAGCTTCAGGCTCTTCGCCGCGCCGGGACGTGTGCTCCGGCCAACCTCGTGGATTAGCCTACGCTGCTGGAACTCTCGCAGTATATCGATGGGTTCGGGCAGCGTTGGGTGGCTCGGCTCGTAGCTGATCAACAGGTTGTCGAGGATCACTCGACTCCGCGCCAGCCACTTGCTCTCCACCAGGATCCGGTTGTCCTGGCAGAGCACCTGAAGTACTAGGCCGCTGATTGCCTCCAGGTCGCGGTACTGAGACCGGACGGCCAGGGAGCGGCGCTTGCTTTGCACAAACCTTTTGGATACCCCCTCAACCGTGGCCAGATCCTTGATCTCGACGGTGGTCAGACCGTCGACGTTTTGGAGCTCCAGGTCGGAGGGGACCAGGATGTAGAACTGGCCGCGCTCGGCGACCGTCTTGCCCCGGCGGCCCGCCCGCCCCCCCCTGTTATCCAGGTCCGCTGGCAGTAGCAGCTGCCGGGTGCGTTTCGAACCGGCGCCCGACAGGCCGGAGATGCTGGTTGCGACGACCGTGTCTGCGGGGAGGTTGAGGCCCACGGCGAGGGTGTCGGTAGCCACCAGTACGCGCAGCAGGCCGTCCTCGGCCCGGAACTCCTCCTCCAGCAGCCGCCGCATCGGGGGTGCCAGCGCTGCCGAATGCGCGGCCACGCCCGTGCGGAGGCTGCGGATCACCAGCTCGTAACCAGGGATGTCCGAGGTCAGCAGCCGGTCGTACAGGTCACCGTCCCGGCCTCGGTGGGCGGACTCCGCACTCTTGTACCGGCCGTTGGCCCAGGGTGAACCACCTTTGGGAGGCTGGAAGGCGGCGTCCAGGACCTGGCGGATGCCACCCGCCAGCTGGTCTGCGGCAGTCCGGGTCGGGACGAAGCAGATGATCCGGCGCTTGTCGTTCGTCTGGAGGATGCTGAGGACGAGGGTGGCGGCGAGCTCGGCTGTGGACAGCTTTCGATGGAGGCCGTTGAGGCCCTTGGATAGCGCTTGGGCATACTTGCTGCGCAGAGCGGGCAGCCGGTGCTGCTCCCGCACCGACTCCGGCGGCATTCGGCTGCCCGGCATGTTCATGCTTAGTAGGTGGGCGTCGCGCTGGACCAGCCAGGTCCCCTGGTCCACGACGTAGGTGTCGAGCGGGACGGGCCGCTCGTTGCTGCTTGGGGTGAAGGTGGTGCGCTGGTTGCCCAGCCACTGTTCCAGCGTCTCGCCCGCTTCGGGGCTGAGGGCGGCCGACAGGCCGAGCAGTGCCGGTCGGTCCCCGGGCCGCAGCTTGATTAAGGTGAGCAGGGCCTCCAGCTTGGCTGCGCGGTCGCCGGTCTCGGACAGCATCTGGAGTTCGTCGACGACCACCAGTCGAGTGCGGTCCAGCGGGCGCATCCCGTTAACTAGGTACACGCCTAGCTTTTCGTAGATGGCCACGGCGATCTTGTAACGGCCGTTGCCCACCGGCCGATCGCTCTCGGGATAGTCGCGAGACACCCCGTACACCTGCCCTTGGAGCCGCTCTAGCGCCTCGTGGCTACCGAGCCAGCCCTGCCACCCGGCCTCCTCCTGCGCCACCAGCGCCTTGATCGGCAGTAGCATCATGGCTGACTCGTCGTTGTTGAGGGCCATCGTCATGCCGACGCGGGCGATGGTGGTCTTGCCGCTGTTGGTCACGGCGTACACCAGGGCCACGCCGCGGTCGTCAATGATCTTTCGGCAGACCTGGACCAGATTCTGCTGGAACTGGTTGAGCTCCTCCCACGGGCCGAGCCTCTGTTCCCACAGGGCCAGAATTGCCTTCCGGAGGTCGGGACGGGGGGACTTGGGGAGCAGCTCACCGTAACCGCCGACGGGCGGCAGGCGGGCGTCGAGGAGGGGCGCCGTTGCGGTGGCGCACGGCTCGCCGGTCCCCGGTACGTCGGGGGTCTCGGGACCGGTCGAGGTCTGTGCCGGGACGATGGTGATGTCGATGACCGCTTCGGGCGAGGGCGCAAGCCCGTGGGGCGGCATGACGTCGGGGGCGAGGGACGTGTCCAAGCCGTGCTCGGTGACGAGACGCATGATCTCTGGGTTGTACTGCACACGACTGGCGCTGCCCAGATGCCGGACGATCTTCCGCCAGCCCCACCGGACCGCACCTTGTTCGGTGCGTGTGCGTACGTGGTACCAGAAGTCCTCCGCGCCCTTGGCATCGATGGGGAACTCGGTTGACGGGTACCCGAGTTCGGTGAGGATTCGTCGCCACTCGTCGTGGCTGAACGCCTCGGAGAGGAGCTTGAGGAGCGCCTGCCAGTCCTCGGGCGGGATGTCCCATGGGCCGATTTCGTCGTGGTCCTCGTCGTTCACATCGGGTTTAGGCACACGGGAAGGCGGCACTGCGTCTCCTTCACCTCAGGAGGTGCGGGTCAGGACGATGAGGTCGGAACGGATGGGACGGCAAACTCCGGCGCGGTTCACCACGTCCTGGGCGGCCAAACGGGCGGCGGCAACGAGTCCCCTTTGAGACAACGGGGCGGACAGCGCAGCGAGTTCTACGTAAAGGGCGGCGGCGAAGAGGGTCGAGCAGTCCGAGTCGAGTTTGCCACGGTGGGCAATCACCACGTCGGCCAGTTCCGTGAACTGACCCGCGATCGCGTCGCTATCGCACGAGCGCAAGACGAGGGCCCGCAGGCGATGGTCGTAGTGCTCGGCGGCCAGCCGGAGAGTGCTGGCTAGTTCGGCGGCGGGCAGGGTGTGGGGCTCGCCGTCCTGGTCCTCCAGCAGCAGTCCCTCCTCGGTGCCGTGGCAGGCCAGGTGCAGAATGTCGGGCAGCTCGCGCCGGATCCGGACGAGGTCCGCGACGGTGGCCGCGGGGCCGGGGATGACCTCCAGGGAGCTGCCGCTCGCCGTCAGGATCTCGCGCAGCTCGGCTCCAGCCCGTACGGCGCCCCGCCGGGCCGGCTCTGCACCGAGCACCATGACCTTGGGCACTCCGGTGGCGGCCGTGTCCACGGCAGTGTCCGCACCAGGGGCGGGGGCCGCCGCGAACACTGGGTTGAACGGGCGTCGCGCCCGGGCCTCGGCCAGGATCCGCCGTCGGCCGTCGGCCATGATGCCGGTCGCGATATTCGCCGACACCGTCTCCCAGTACTCACGAGGCGACCTTGGCGCATACGGCAACGCGTCGGACGGGTAGCCGGCGGCCAACAGCAGCGTCTCTGCCTGCCCGGGGGCGTTGTAGACGCTGGCCAGTTCTCCGATCTCTTCCCGGAGCAGCGGCTCCAGGCGGGCGTCGGCGGTGCCCCCGCTCACAGGGTGGCGTCCAGACGCAGTGGGTGGGGCAAGGTGCGGGTGTAGCGGCGCAGCAGGGGGATCTTGACTCCTGCGGTCACCGTGCACGCCAGATCCGTGACGGAGCCGACGGTAGTACGGACGACCATGCGGAGCGCGTGACAGCCGGTTAGCTCGGTGGCGATGGTTCGCCGGAACTCCCAGCCGGGCGTGGGCCCGTGCAGCCCCAGGGCCTGGGCGAAGGGCTGGTGGGAGGTGTACTCCTGGTGCCGTCCGACCTCGCCGAGCGAGGCGTCGGCACCGAGGAGGGAGAGCTGAGGGCCGAGCCGGCGGGTCCGGGTGACCTGGACGGCGTCCGTCAGGCGCATCGGGTCCATGGAATGGGCCAGCGGTGGCGGAAACTCGGGCTTGGCGGAGAAGTTTAGGGCGAGGTGGGCGAACTCGAGCCGGGGCCGCTGGGGGGTGGGAGCGAAGGTGAGGGATAGGTGGACCAAGTGGTAGTCGCACGTGTCGGCCTGACCGGTGAGGTATTCGCTGAGGTCGGGATCGTCGGCCAACTGCTCGGGTGTGAGGCGCTGGGCGAGAGGGCCACCCAGCCGAACCCGGCCGCGCAGCGGTGGGGGAGCATCGAGGGCCTGGCCATCACCAGGTTCATGGCCCCGCAAGGCTTCGTCGGGTAGCAGGACTAGGTCCTGTTCGGGCAGTTGGGGATCGTCGAACTCAATCATCCGTCACCTCTCGGGCAGCGCGACCTTCGAGGGGGCCGGCTGGAGGCCATCCAGGCGTATCCCCCGTGGCAGCCTGTGCAACGGAAGGTTAGCGACTGTCGACCTTCCGGAACCAGCCGGAGCGCCAACTTCCACCCGACAAGTGACCATGCGGGACTGCTGCATGACCGACGCCAGTACCTCCCCGGCAGCACCGCTTCTGAGGTCCGGGACATGGACCCGAAGATGCGGGAGAACTTGTCAGGGTTGGCCGACTCGATGGCCTGGAGGGAAGCGCGCACCCGCTGGCCCGAGGCCGTGCTGGGCGACGGTGGAGAGGATGGATGACCAAGAGGCGCGGCTCTCGGCGACGGTGCCAGGGAAGATGAGGGGGATCTTGAACGTCTGGTAGTTGCTGTACTCGACCTCGTCGGCTTCTTCGACTGAGAGGCCGAGGCCCTCGTTCTCCTTGAGGAAGATCTGGTGAGTGTGGTCCCAGGTATCGGACAGGTACTTCCAGAACATCAGTGCTCGTGTCCGGGTGGCGATCTCAGGGCTGTGGAGCTTCCGCCGGGCATCCTTTTTGTGCCTCTGCCGGTGAGGCGGTGATCGACCTCTGTTGCTGGGCGGTTCAGGGAGCCGACTTGGGACGGGGGCCGTGCATGTTCCCGCGGAGCGCTGAGCGGGTCGCCCTGGAGGATCTCCGCCTCTAAGCAGCAGGGCGCCGACGAAGCCCGTTCGCGGGCGTCCGCGACCGTCCGCCCTGCGTAACTGAGACCAAAACTGAGACCACGCACGTCGAAGGGCCCCACCGCGAACGGTGGGGCCCTTCGACTTCGTGCCCGGTGAGGCACTGGCGGAGGATACGAGATTCGAACTCGTGAGGGGTTGCCCCCAACACGCTTTCCAAGCGTGCGCCCTAGGCCTCTAGGCGAATCCTCCGCCGAGAACATTACATGACGCCGGGGAGTGCTTGCGAACTCGTTCTGAGGCCCCCACATCGGGTAACGTGTGGCCCAGCCCCTCACGCGGCGCTATCTGACTGAACTCCCCCAGGGCCGGAAGGCAGCAAGGGTAGGTCGGCTCTGGCGGGTGCGTGGGGGGCGTCTCTTTTGCGGGCGGTCCGGTTGTCGGTGGGCGCCTATAACCTCGTATGCGTGTCGTCTCTCGCGCTCTACCGCCGTTACCGCCCGGAGTCCTTCGCCGAGGTCATCGGGCAGGGGCATGTCACCGACCCGCTGCAGCAGGCGCTGCGGAACAACCGGGTCAATCACGCGTACCTGTTCAGCGGTCCGCGCGGCTGCGGCAAGACGACCAGCGCCCGGATCCTGGCGCGCTGTCTGAACTGCGAGCAGGGCCCCACGCCGACCCCGTGCGGCGAGTGCCAGTCCTGCCGCGACCTCGCCAGGAACGGGCCGGGTTCGATCGACGTCATCGAGATCGACGCCGCCTCCCACGGCGGTGTGGACGACGCCCGTGACCTGCGGGAGAAGGCCTTCTTCGGGCCTGCCTCCAGCCGGTACAAGATCTACATCATCGACGAGGCCCACATGGTCTCCCCGCAGGGCTTCAACGCCCTGCTGAAGGTCGTCGAGGAGCCTCCGGAGCACCTGAAGTTCATCTTCGCGACCACCGAGCCCGAGAAGGTCATCGGGACCATCCGGTCACGGACCCACCACTACCCGTTCCGGCTCGTGCCGCCCGGCACCCTGCGCGACTACCTCGCCGAGGTGTGCGGCCGGGAGGGGATCGCGGTCGAGGAGGGCGTGCTCCCGCTCGTCGTGCGGGCCGGCGCGGGGTCCGTGCGTGACTCCATGTCCGTCATGGACCAGCTCCTCGCGGGCGCCGGCGCCGACGGTGTGACGTACGACATGACCACCGCCCTGCTCGGCTACACGGACGGCTCGCTGCTCGACTCCGTCGTCGAGTCCTTCGTCTCCGGGGACGGCTCCGCCGCCTTCGGGGTCGTGGACCACGTGATCGAGGGGGGCCACGACCCGCGGCGCTTCGTCACCGACCTGCTGGAGCGCCTGCGCGACCTGGTGATCCTCGCCGCCGTGCCCGACGCGGCGGACAAGGGGCTCATCGACGCCCCCGCCGACGTCGTCGAGCGGATGCAGGCCCAGGCACGGTCCTTCGGCGCCGCCGAGCTGAGCCGGGCCGCCGACATCGTCAACGAGGGGCTGACCGAGATGCGCGGCGCCCACTCGCCGCGCCTCCAGCTGGAGCTGATCTGCGCGCGCGTGATGCTGCCCGCCGCGTACGGCGACGAGCGGTCGGTGATGGCCCGGCTGGACCGGATCGAGCGCGGGGTGCAGTTCTCGGCCGGTGCGGGCGCTCCCGCCATGGGGTACGTGCCCGGGCCCGAGGCGCACGCCGGTGCGGGGGCGGGGGCCGCGGTGCCCGCAGCGGCTCCCGTTCCGCCGGGCGGCGGACCCGCCGCGGCCCGTGCGGCGGTGCGGGGGCAGGGCGCCGGGACCCCGACGGGCGCACCGGGCGGTGGCCCTTCCGACGCGCCCGCCGGTGCCGGTGCCGGTCCTGCCCCCGACGCGGGTGGCCGGCCCGCCGGTGGCGGACACCCGCAGCCGGCGCCCTCGTCGGCCGACACCACTCCCGCTCCGGCCCCGCCTTCAGCTGCGACACCTTCACCTGCGGCACCTTCAGCTGCGGCACCTTCACCTGCCGCCGCTTCCGCGCCTGCTCCCGCCCCGGCGTCCGCGCCCGGTGCCTGGCCGACCGCGGCCCCCGCGGGTGGCGGGCGCCGCCCCGGTGGGTGGCCCACGGCGGCACCGGCGGGCGGTGGACAGCCCCGGACCCCGGCTGCGCCCGCATCCGGCCCCGCCGCGACTCCGGCGCAGGCGCCGGCTCCCGCGGCGGCCGCCCCCGCGCCCGTCTCTCCGCCGCCGGGTGCCTCCGGGGTGGACCCCCGTTCGCTCTGGCCCAACATCCTGGAGGCGGTCAAGAACCGCCGCCGGTTCACCTGGATCCTGCTCAGCCAGAACGCCCAGGTGACCGGCTTCGACGGCACCTCCCTCCAACTCGGATTCGTCAACGCCGGCGCCCGCGACAACTTCGTGAGCAGCGGCAGCGAGGACGTGCTGCGGCAGGCCCTGGCCGAGCAGTTCAACGTGCAGTGGAAGATCGACGCGGTCGTCGACCCGTCCGGCGGCGGCGCGGCACCCCCGCCCGCCGGCGGTCCCTCCGGCGGATCCGGGGGCGGCGGCTTCGGTGGCGGTGGCGGTATCGGCGGGGGCCCGCCCGCCCAGCGGCCGTCGGCGTCCACGCCCACGCCCGCCGCGCCGTCTCAGGCCCACGCCCCGGCCCCGGCGCCCGCTCCCGCCCCCGCGTCTCGGCCCTCGGCACCCGAGCCGCCCCCGGTCTCCCCCGAGGACGACGTCCCCGAGGACGACGACCCGGACCTCGACGAGTCGGCTCTTTCCGGCAAGGAGCTGCTGGTCCGCGAACTGGGCGCCACCGTGGTCGAGGAGATCACGAACGAATAGCCGCCCGCCGTCGGTCTTCCGCCGGGTCTGGAGGAAGGCACAAGTCGCCGCCTCCCGTCCGTTCGGAAGCCCGCACAAACCGCACCGGCCCGTTCCCATTAGGCTGCACCCCGTGAAGGTCCTTGTCATCGGCGGCGGCGCCCGCGAACACGCCCTGTGCCGTTCCCTGTCCCTCGACCCCGACGTCACCGCGCTGCACTGCGCACCCGGCAACGCCGGTATCGCCGAGGTCGCCGAACTGCACCAGGTCGACGCCCTCGACGGCGCGGCCGTCACCGCGCTGGCCACCCGGCTCGGCGCCGAGCTGGTCGTCGTCGGACCCGAGGCGCCCCTGGTCGCCGGGGTCGCCGACGCCGTCCGCGAGGCGGGCATCCCGGTCTTCGGCCCCTCGGGGGAGGCGGCCCGGCTGGAGGGCTCCAAGGCCTTCGCCAAGGACGTGATGGCCGGCGCGGGCGTGCCCACGGCCCGCTCCTACGTCTGCACCGACCCCGCCGAGGTCGACGCCGCCCTCGCCGCCTTCGGCGCGCCCTACGTCGTCAAGGACGACGGGCTGGCCGCGGGCAAGGGTGTCGTCGTCACCGACGACGTCGAGGCGGCCCGCGCGCACGCGAACGCCTGCGACCGCGTCGTCGTCGAGGAGTTCCTGGACGGCCCCGAGGTCTCCCTGTTCGCCGTCACCGACGGCGAGAACGTCCGCCCGCTCCAGCCTGCCCAGGACTTCAAGCGCGCCCTCGACGGCGACGAGGGTCCGAACACCGGCGGCATGGGCGCGTACTCGCCGCTGCCCTGGGCCGACCCGAAGCTGGTCGACGAGGTCGTGCAGAGCGTGCTCCAGCCGACCGTCGACGAGATGCGCCGACGCGGCACCCCGTTCTCCGGGCTCCTGTACGCCGGGCTCGCGATCACCTCGCGCGGTGTGCGCGTGATCGAGTTCAACGCCCGGTTCGGCGACCCGGAGACCCAGGTCGTGCTGGCCCGGCTGAAGACCCCGCTCGCCGGTCTGCTGATGGCCGCCGCCACCGGCAACCTCGCCGACCTCGAGCCCCTGCGCTGGAGCGACGAGGCGGCCGTCACCGTGGTCCTCGCCTCGCACAACTACCCAGGCACCCCGCGCACCGGCGACCCGATCACCGGCCTCGACGAGGTGGCCGCGGAGGACGCCCCGCACGCCTACGTCCTGCACGCCGGCACCCGTGCCGAGGGTGACGCCGTCGTCAGCGCCGGAGGCCGCGTCCTGTCCGTCACGGCCACCGGCACCGACCTCACCGAGGCCCGCGACCGTGCCTACCGGGCGGTCGCCCGGATCGGCCTCGACGGCTCGCAGCACCGCACCGACATCGCGGCGAAGGCGGCGGGCGCGTAGCCCCTCACCCCCACGGCTTCACGGTCACCGAACCCGGCAGGCCCCGGCTCCGTCTCAGGAGTCGGGGCCTGACCTTTGCTGTCCGTCTCCACCTTTCCCCAAAGCCATTCCATCGGGTGACCGATGGGCCATACGGCTGACGGGGGCGGGGGCCCCAACTATGGTGCCGCGCAAGCATTCCGGCACTTGGCCCACCGGCATTGCGATGTCAGTGCCGGGTGCCACAGTGGGTGGAGTGAGCAAGAGCGGAAGCACAAAAGAGCAGCAGGACGGTCCAGGACAGACAGGACAGCGATGAGGGGGTGAGGTCCGGTCGTGACCGGTATCGGTGGTGTGGAGATGGGTGCTCAAGCCGCGCGTTCCCGGGCACTGGCGGTGCTGCGGGTCCGCAGCCGCGCGCTGGCCGTGGCCCTGCTGCCCGCCGCCGTCGCCGTGATCCTTCTCGTCGGCGGCTCCACCGGGCGCCTGGCGGGCGGCGGCTGGGACGCCCTGCGCTGGGTCGTGTGCGTCCTCGCGCTGCTCGTCCTGCTGGCCGCCGCCGCAGTCGCCCTGGTCGTGGTCCGCTCCCGGCCCGCCGTGACCCCCACGGTCACGGTCGCCGAGGAGTCGGCGCCGGACCTCTACCGGTTGGTGCGCGACCTGGCCGACCGGCTCGACGTCCCCGCCCCCTCCGCGATAGCGCTCACTCCGGACTGCGACAGCTGGCTGGAGGACCGCACCCGCCCGGCCCACTGCCCGCCCCCCGTGGAGAAGCACGACGACGACCTGGCCGGCCCGAGCGGGCTCGCCCGGGGCCGGAGCGTGGCCGCCGCGCCCGTCCTGGTCATCGGCTCACCGTTCCTGTGGTGGATGCGGGTGGGCGAGCTGCGCGCCGTCCTCGCCCCGGTCGTCGCCGGTACGGGGCCCTCGGCGCACCCCGACATAGCCGCGGCCCGGCGTTTCATACGCGGCCTGGACGCCGCCGTGGCGGTGGCCTCGGCGGGCCGGCGCGACCCGCTGTCCCGTGTGGCGTGCGCGGGCCTCGGCTGGGCCTCCCGGCTTCTGCTGCGCAGCTGCCGGGGTCACGCGACCGAGATGGAGCGCGGAGTCGCGGCCGCGGCCGCCGAGCGCGCACAGGCTGTGGACTACGGTCTGCGGATCGTCGCGCAGGAGCAGGTCGGGCTCGCCTACGCGGGCTGGGACCGGCTGCTGACCCGGGTGGCGCTGCCCGCCTGGCGGATGGGCCGCTGGCCCTCCCGGCTGGACGTCGGTGTCGTCGCCGCCCTCACGGAGCTGTCGCGCCGGGACCGCCTGGCCGAGGGCTTCGCCTCCCGCCTCGGTGAGCGCCCCGCCTGTGATCTGCTGGAGGAGCCCGGGGCGATGGACGAGGCGGTCTCGCTCCTCGCCGCGCGTCTCTTCCACGGCGGGCCGGCCGAGACCGGCCCGGACTGGTCGCCGGTCGGGTGGGACGAGTATCCCGAGGAGGTCGTCGACCGGACCTGGCGCACGGACGCGGCCCGTCTGCACCGCGTGCTGGACGCCCTGGGCGTCCGCCGCGCCGCCGAGGGCGTCGCACCGGGCACGGACGGCCCGACCCTCGCCCGCGTCCTGGACCAC from Streptomyces sp. CB09001 includes the following:
- the purD gene encoding phosphoribosylamine--glycine ligase, translated to MKVLVIGGGAREHALCRSLSLDPDVTALHCAPGNAGIAEVAELHQVDALDGAAVTALATRLGAELVVVGPEAPLVAGVADAVREAGIPVFGPSGEAARLEGSKAFAKDVMAGAGVPTARSYVCTDPAEVDAALAAFGAPYVVKDDGLAAGKGVVVTDDVEAARAHANACDRVVVEEFLDGPEVSLFAVTDGENVRPLQPAQDFKRALDGDEGPNTGGMGAYSPLPWADPKLVDEVVQSVLQPTVDEMRRRGTPFSGLLYAGLAITSRGVRVIEFNARFGDPETQVVLARLKTPLAGLLMAAATGNLADLEPLRWSDEAAVTVVLASHNYPGTPRTGDPITGLDEVAAEDAPHAYVLHAGTRAEGDAVVSAGGRVLSVTATGTDLTEARDRAYRAVARIGLDGSQHRTDIAAKAAGA
- a CDS encoding effector-associated domain EAD1-containing protein, with product MSGGTADARLEPLLREEIGELASVYNAPGQAETLLLAAGYPSDALPYAPRSPREYWETVSANIATGIMADGRRRILAEARARRPFNPVFAAAPAPGADTAVDTAATGVPKVMVLGAEPARRGAVRAGAELREILTASGSSLEVIPGPAATVADLVRIRRELPDILHLACHGTEEGLLLEDQDGEPHTLPAAELASTLRLAAEHYDHRLRALVLRSCDSDAIAGQFTELADVVIAHRGKLDSDCSTLFAAALYVELAALSAPLSQRGLVAAARLAAQDVVNRAGVCRPIRSDLIVLTRTS
- a CDS encoding DEAD/DEAH box helicase; translation: MNDEDHDEIGPWDIPPEDWQALLKLLSEAFSHDEWRRILTELGYPSTEFPIDAKGAEDFWYHVRTRTEQGAVRWGWRKIVRHLGSASRVQYNPEIMRLVTEHGLDTSLAPDVMPPHGLAPSPEAVIDITIVPAQTSTGPETPDVPGTGEPCATATAPLLDARLPPVGGYGELLPKSPRPDLRKAILALWEQRLGPWEELNQFQQNLVQVCRKIIDDRGVALVYAVTNSGKTTIARVGMTMALNNDESAMMLLPIKALVAQEEAGWQGWLGSHEALERLQGQVYGVSRDYPESDRPVGNGRYKIAVAIYEKLGVYLVNGMRPLDRTRLVVVDELQMLSETGDRAAKLEALLTLIKLRPGDRPALLGLSAALSPEAGETLEQWLGNQRTTFTPSSNERPVPLDTYVVDQGTWLVQRDAHLLSMNMPGSRMPPESVREQHRLPALRSKYAQALSKGLNGLHRKLSTAELAATLVLSILQTNDKRRIICFVPTRTAADQLAGGIRQVLDAAFQPPKGGSPWANGRYKSAESAHRGRDGDLYDRLLTSDIPGYELVIRSLRTGVAAHSAALAPPMRRLLEEEFRAEDGLLRVLVATDTLAVGLNLPADTVVATSISGLSGAGSKRTRQLLLPADLDNRGGRAGRRGKTVAERGQFYILVPSDLELQNVDGLTTVEIKDLATVEGVSKRFVQSKRRSLAVRSQYRDLEAISGLVLQVLCQDNRILVESKWLARSRVILDNLLISYEPSHPTLPEPIDILREFQQRRLIHEVGRSTRPGAAKSLKLTDLGQAVGRSGLELDDAPDLERLAGLVRSGAGTLELLWHASRARSIKQVTAWVALPGEGSNRHLPSLKGAVLTMALTYCAEDGQKRQDCADWVAAEGAPLPERLLREAGRPVVSQELRGLLAGDEDAAATDEVNALLRALVAYEWLHGVPFADMQQRFSGAIKSEEDPDKGKFKAPSLSLNYSDVEQLCEQMAGYIRAAADISFTEDGVDHSARMQLIAQQVDSGLPAWLAKVSKMRITGLHRERLAKLTGLPEDQQPDPPSLLVDVDPLKEVLTDAERVYARRIIDSRLAQEQAHRERIAREWADVVIPNGEGRIFDDVSEDLENANGAVAYLERLSQLAVCLGLEVTDGGIDGSFYVAEWSSGEAGAAVSVRVPVSDLTAGMVSDVREERTLVVVRGRRPGVQEALASQGLVARFLEPDHLLSVLAHLVKTRGQVRGREVVEELSGIRLSSLGSISWSVPAQAN
- a CDS encoding DNA polymerase III subunit gamma and tau, with the protein product MSSLALYRRYRPESFAEVIGQGHVTDPLQQALRNNRVNHAYLFSGPRGCGKTTSARILARCLNCEQGPTPTPCGECQSCRDLARNGPGSIDVIEIDAASHGGVDDARDLREKAFFGPASSRYKIYIIDEAHMVSPQGFNALLKVVEEPPEHLKFIFATTEPEKVIGTIRSRTHHYPFRLVPPGTLRDYLAEVCGREGIAVEEGVLPLVVRAGAGSVRDSMSVMDQLLAGAGADGVTYDMTTALLGYTDGSLLDSVVESFVSGDGSAAFGVVDHVIEGGHDPRRFVTDLLERLRDLVILAAVPDAADKGLIDAPADVVERMQAQARSFGAAELSRAADIVNEGLTEMRGAHSPRLQLELICARVMLPAAYGDERSVMARLDRIERGVQFSAGAGAPAMGYVPGPEAHAGAGAGAAVPAAAPVPPGGGPAAARAAVRGQGAGTPTGAPGGGPSDAPAGAGAGPAPDAGGRPAGGGHPQPAPSSADTTPAPAPPSAATPSPAAPSAAAPSPAAASAPAPAPASAPGAWPTAAPAGGGRRPGGWPTAAPAGGGQPRTPAAPASGPAATPAQAPAPAAAAPAPVSPPPGASGVDPRSLWPNILEAVKNRRRFTWILLSQNAQVTGFDGTSLQLGFVNAGARDNFVSSGSEDVLRQALAEQFNVQWKIDAVVDPSGGGAAPPPAGGPSGGSGGGGFGGGGGIGGGPPAQRPSASTPTPAAPSQAHAPAPAPAPAPASRPSAPEPPPVSPEDDVPEDDDPDLDESALSGKELLVRELGATVVEEITNE